A window from Akkermansia muciniphila encodes these proteins:
- a CDS encoding DUF2974 domain-containing protein — protein sequence MGIFAVFARLIKFFGSTAFTLLKLPYQIISKSFGPFVAFFLYIPMMLIVFGVFIKLFEQEVVDKSPWNSMTLFHTLPYEERQELIDMTEMASFVYLDANAWGNDLTRLQDKGYFLLEKPNLNDGGLTYALMAKANRSLNSPYPGNLEITNTVYILFRGSMTLADALDDGQMIFSDEKLEHMGRFTVALRVTRELLGKYPKHQFILVGHSLGGATVQYVLRHISSSRLKGYTVNPIGLPGKIGIIHEKERLVDIVHEADIAQTIMLDSRLVGSGILVRGHFTKQSDGTWTPDFSLLSAASQHSVNKTLKNMIAQHTGTYTPPDNNQITQPNSGGIKAPVKTNFREALGDTL from the coding sequence ATGGGTATTTTTGCCGTATTTGCCCGATTAATCAAATTTTTCGGGTCAACCGCGTTCACGCTCTTAAAGCTACCTTACCAGATCATATCAAAGAGCTTCGGGCCGTTTGTCGCATTTTTCCTGTACATTCCTATGATGTTGATCGTCTTTGGAGTTTTTATCAAACTCTTTGAACAGGAAGTAGTAGACAAATCGCCCTGGAACTCCATGACCCTCTTTCATACTCTTCCTTACGAGGAGCGGCAGGAATTGATTGATATGACGGAAATGGCTTCCTTTGTCTATCTGGATGCGAACGCTTGGGGCAATGATTTAACTCGTCTGCAGGACAAGGGATATTTCCTTCTGGAAAAACCGAACCTGAACGATGGGGGATTGACCTATGCCTTGATGGCCAAGGCGAATCGTTCTCTGAATTCCCCCTATCCCGGCAACCTTGAAATAACGAATACGGTCTATATTCTTTTCAGGGGCAGCATGACTCTTGCCGATGCCTTGGACGATGGGCAAATGATTTTTTCTGATGAGAAGCTGGAACACATGGGGCGCTTTACAGTAGCCTTACGAGTTACTCGCGAACTTCTGGGAAAATATCCCAAACACCAGTTTATTCTTGTCGGGCATTCTCTGGGAGGAGCCACTGTTCAATATGTGCTAAGACACATATCTTCCTCCAGACTCAAAGGCTATACAGTCAATCCCATTGGCCTTCCCGGTAAAATTGGAATTATTCATGAAAAAGAACGCCTCGTGGATATCGTACATGAAGCTGATATCGCTCAAACCATTATGCTTGATTCTCGTCTTGTGGGGAGCGGCATCCTTGTTCGCGGCCATTTTACCAAACAATCTGACGGAACATGGACTCCGGATTTTTCATTGCTGAGTGCTGCTTCACAGCATTCTGTGAATAAGACATTGAAGAATATGATTGCCCAACATACAGGTACTTATACCCCACCAGACAACAACCAGATTACCCAACCAAACTCCGGAGGAATCAAGGCTCCTGTGAAAACAAATTTCAGAGAAGCGCTCGGCGATACTCTTTAA
- a CDS encoding vWA domain-containing protein: protein MSISSSTHPTRQEQLAAMREFGNNTNARLLVLFLLDASSSMNGIIRGDNQHILRQEHSDGINWNIVTGDNLVTRMDELNTGLQRFVSDILADPLAKLAADVAVITFARTVATVKEFGPIRESDSELRITASQEDETLLGEAVELALAELDSRKRIYREHGVEYYQPWLVVMTDGVPTSTRHRELQERLKELSASRKLSVFVFGIGRADLSELSCISPVRPPMQINDQKFTELFSWLSRSVRMVSMSMPGDGVSLTPPTEDVWQV, encoded by the coding sequence ATGTCTATATCATCATCGACACACCCAACCAGACAGGAACAGCTCGCCGCCATGCGCGAGTTCGGCAACAACACCAACGCCCGGCTTCTCGTTCTCTTCCTGCTGGATGCCAGCAGCAGTATGAACGGCATTATCCGGGGCGACAACCAACACATCCTGCGTCAGGAGCACTCCGACGGAATCAACTGGAATATCGTCACGGGAGATAATCTCGTCACCCGGATGGATGAACTCAATACTGGTCTTCAGCGGTTCGTCAGCGACATTCTCGCCGATCCTTTGGCAAAACTGGCCGCTGACGTAGCAGTGATCACATTCGCCCGGACAGTGGCGACGGTGAAGGAGTTCGGTCCGATCCGGGAATCTGACAGTGAGCTTAGGATCACCGCGTCGCAGGAGGATGAAACGCTCTTGGGCGAAGCTGTTGAACTGGCTCTGGCCGAACTCGACAGTCGCAAACGTATCTATCGGGAACACGGAGTGGAATACTACCAGCCCTGGCTCGTCGTGATGACAGACGGCGTACCGACGAGTACCCGGCATCGGGAATTGCAGGAACGCCTGAAAGAACTGTCGGCCAGTCGCAAGCTCAGCGTGTTCGTCTTCGGTATCGGTCGTGCTGACCTGTCAGAGCTCTCCTGCATCAGCCCGGTCCGTCCTCCCATGCAGATCAACGATCAGAAGTTCACGGAACTCTTCTCATGGCTGAGCCGCAGTGTCCGTATGGTCAGTATGTCCATGCCGGGTGACGGGGTATCTCTGACTCCTCCCACGGAGGATGTGTGGCAGGTGTAG
- a CDS encoding virulence RhuM family protein: MTHLPTEDENPVPGELLLYTSPDGKIRLDLRIHDETLWMTQQMMAELFQTSKQNIGQHVANILQEGELQEDGTVKDFFTVRFEGKRKVKRSVIFYNLDMIISVGYRVNSIRGTQFRIWATQRLKEYMIKGFAIDDERLKNPPIPGTTPLPDYFDELLERIRDIRASERRMYLRIKDVFAMAADYMPSGKETTEFFSSIQNKLHYAITGHSAAELMMIRADASAPNMGLTSWVGDRIHVSDVTVAKNYLNEEEISDFNRLTSLCLDFVEDQAKNRREIFLHEWEDKLNELLRLMGRRVLKGKGQRSKKQAQTHVRGQYRLYEERRRLEAEHQAEQDYVKELEQDIKKLENKKGRK, translated from the coding sequence ATGACCCATCTACCAACAGAAGATGAAAATCCGGTTCCCGGAGAGTTGCTATTGTATACTTCTCCGGATGGTAAAATCCGTCTGGATCTTCGCATCCATGATGAGACTTTGTGGATGACTCAGCAGATGATGGCTGAACTGTTCCAGACAAGTAAACAGAACATCGGGCAGCATGTTGCGAATATTCTGCAAGAAGGTGAGCTTCAAGAGGATGGAACTGTAAAGGATTTCTTTACAGTTCGATTCGAAGGGAAACGGAAAGTGAAACGTTCTGTTATCTTCTACAACCTCGATATGATCATTTCCGTCGGTTACCGGGTGAATAGCATACGGGGCACTCAATTTCGCATATGGGCGACCCAGCGCCTGAAGGAATACATGATCAAGGGATTTGCTATTGATGACGAACGCTTGAAGAACCCGCCGATTCCCGGAACGACACCGTTGCCGGACTACTTTGATGAATTGCTCGAACGTATTCGGGACATTCGTGCCAGCGAACGGCGCATGTACCTGCGCATCAAGGATGTTTTTGCCATGGCGGCTGACTATATGCCGTCCGGAAAGGAAACGACGGAGTTTTTCAGCTCGATTCAGAACAAACTGCACTATGCCATTACCGGACACAGTGCTGCGGAATTGATGATGATTCGGGCAGACGCATCAGCGCCCAACATGGGGTTGACCAGCTGGGTTGGAGACCGAATCCATGTCAGTGATGTTACGGTCGCAAAGAACTACCTTAACGAGGAAGAAATCAGCGATTTCAATCGTTTGACCTCCCTGTGCCTGGACTTTGTCGAGGATCAAGCAAAGAACCGCCGTGAGATATTTCTGCATGAGTGGGAAGACAAGCTTAACGAACTGCTTCGTCTCATGGGAAGGCGTGTACTGAAAGGCAAGGGGCAGCGGTCAAAGAAGCAGGCCCAGACGCATGTTCGGGGGCAATACCGGCTTTATGAGGAACGCCGCAGGCTGGAGGCTGAACATCAGGCGGAACAGGACTATGTGAAAGAACTGGAGCAGGATATCAAAAAGCTGGAGAATAAGAAGGGCCGCAAGTAA
- a CDS encoding serine/threonine protein kinase encodes MPPGTLLGNYKLLKALGQGGFGITYIAWDNQLRRNIVLKECFPLGLCSRDSDTGEIIPLPHASMQVYRTAMDSLRREAQTLASLNHESIVRVYDVFESHGSIFYVMPWLEGGSLRERMDEAAKGASTMTTEQAAEWLLLLLDGLDYLHGRGIYHRDIKPGNILFDERELPVLIDFGAALNKPEAAYTITQREFSYAYASPEQITGKGAIGPWTDFYALAATWYELISGISVEPADRRLMRDDVAPLSGMKFPLLWTRELLASIDRNLRLRPEERCQTAGQWKEWLQQGKPRGLRKTGASGKSVSSAVTVAVIILALAGVWLW; translated from the coding sequence TTGCCTCCGGGAACTCTGCTGGGCAATTACAAGTTGCTCAAGGCGCTGGGCCAGGGAGGCTTCGGCATCACTTACATCGCCTGGGATAATCAGCTCAGGCGCAATATCGTTCTCAAGGAATGTTTTCCTCTGGGATTGTGCAGCCGGGACTCGGATACGGGAGAGATCATCCCCTTGCCGCACGCATCCATGCAGGTCTACCGGACGGCCATGGATTCCCTCCGCAGAGAGGCTCAGACTCTTGCTTCGCTGAACCACGAGAGTATCGTTCGGGTGTATGATGTCTTCGAATCCCATGGCAGTATTTTCTATGTGATGCCGTGGCTGGAAGGCGGTTCGCTGCGGGAACGCATGGATGAAGCAGCCAAGGGGGCCAGCACGATGACTACGGAGCAAGCCGCCGAGTGGCTTCTGCTCCTGCTGGATGGGCTGGACTATCTGCATGGCAGGGGGATTTATCATCGCGATATCAAGCCCGGCAACATCCTCTTTGACGAACGGGAGCTGCCTGTGCTGATCGACTTCGGGGCGGCGCTCAACAAACCGGAAGCGGCGTATACAATCACTCAGAGAGAATTCTCCTATGCATACGCCTCCCCGGAACAAATCACCGGGAAAGGAGCAATCGGCCCATGGACGGATTTTTATGCGCTGGCCGCTACCTGGTACGAGTTGATCTCGGGAATTTCCGTCGAACCGGCCGACAGGAGGCTGATGCGGGATGATGTCGCCCCGCTCTCGGGCATGAAGTTTCCTTTGCTATGGACCCGGGAATTGCTGGCATCCATTGACAGGAACCTGCGGCTCAGGCCTGAAGAGCGTTGTCAGACAGCCGGACAATGGAAGGAATGGCTGCAACAGGGGAAGCCCAGAGGATTACGGAAAACGGGAGCTTCCGGAAAATCCGTTTCCTCCGCAGTCACTGTTGCCGTCATCATTCTTGCACTTGCCGGCGTATGGCTATGGTAA
- a CDS encoding phage capsid protein has product MAMTIPDQYQVKYTNKWGTLLQQTIARFRNYTSTDTGLSGKVVFMDQFGLLDFDEKTSRLGKTVLDEAPTDCRSMRPRIFTKAIGYDEFDGTQLGNIDVPVSKTIEGLRAAAGRRMDDVMISGFLGTNYIGEDGMKAVELPSDQIVAANYVETGSAKASNLTIDKLRVALQRFQEEEAWGQDSENYGDQLVIAVTSSQIMSLLRTTEATSADFVNVKALVNGEIDTLLGFKFIRTQRLPLDEDGKTRSCLAWVKSKAKFGLWEDFKVKLSVRDDMEEALQIRAKFACGATRLQEEGFVKILCDESAN; this is encoded by the coding sequence ATGGCAATGACAATTCCAGACCAATATCAGGTCAAGTACACAAATAAGTGGGGCACGCTGCTTCAACAGACGATCGCCCGTTTCCGAAATTACACGAGCACGGATACAGGACTTTCCGGCAAGGTTGTTTTCATGGACCAGTTCGGCTTGCTGGACTTCGATGAAAAGACGTCCCGTCTTGGCAAGACTGTCCTCGATGAGGCGCCGACAGACTGCCGCTCCATGCGTCCGCGTATTTTCACCAAGGCCATCGGCTATGATGAATTTGACGGCACGCAACTCGGCAATATCGACGTTCCCGTCAGCAAGACAATCGAAGGTCTCCGGGCCGCCGCCGGGCGCCGCATGGACGACGTAATGATTTCCGGCTTCCTGGGCACGAATTACATCGGTGAAGACGGTATGAAGGCAGTAGAGCTTCCTTCTGATCAGATTGTGGCAGCCAATTACGTAGAGACAGGCTCCGCCAAAGCGTCCAACCTGACAATCGACAAGCTGCGTGTAGCCCTTCAACGGTTCCAGGAGGAAGAGGCGTGGGGTCAAGATTCCGAAAATTACGGCGATCAGCTAGTGATTGCTGTGACCAGTTCCCAGATCATGAGCCTGCTGCGCACGACGGAGGCAACTTCCGCTGATTTCGTCAATGTGAAGGCATTGGTGAATGGGGAGATTGATACCCTCCTTGGCTTCAAATTCATTCGCACCCAGCGCCTGCCTTTGGATGAGGACGGAAAGACGCGCTCCTGCCTGGCCTGGGTGAAGAGCAAGGCGAAATTCGGACTTTGGGAAGATTTCAAGGTGAAGCTTTCCGTTCGCGACGACATGGAGGAAGCCCTTCAAATCCGCGCCAAGTTCGCCTGTGGGGCCACCCGCCTTCAGGAAGAAGGCTTCGTGAAAATCCTGTGTGATGAATCTGCAAACTAA
- a CDS encoding site-specific integrase: MWKNVVLGPQEWQEMDMRQYFEPTDYAHLYREKNSGIYYARMDSRQGGRKTVRRSLKTKELTEAIAKMAAFLQEMGADTPAIGNVSWYVAVDTYIARQKMRPNLKPLALQSILLFARHAKELVASDVPAISITPHMCRLWWAAKTKNNTPRTANGTLCAIRKIFSILIESGSVKEDPTSKLELMRVKPTDFFIPGKDDFARIVQEIRRAPVLRGHTGKKALESPAADMVEFLAYSGLRIEEARRLTWGDIGPNVVKVPAIKHAVKPRMLYINPALQGVIEGMKKLRGYYAATDSVLLLDNPRKALTNACTRLGLPHMRVHDLRHFFATTCIEQGVDIPTVAKWLGHQDGGALAMRVYGHLRDEHSKEQASKLKF, translated from the coding sequence ATGTGGAAAAATGTTGTGTTGGGGCCGCAGGAATGGCAAGAGATGGACATGCGCCAGTATTTCGAGCCGACTGATTACGCCCATCTGTACCGGGAAAAGAATTCCGGTATTTACTATGCCCGCATGGATTCCAGGCAGGGAGGCCGAAAAACAGTGAGACGATCTCTCAAGACAAAGGAACTGACCGAGGCCATTGCCAAAATGGCGGCTTTTTTGCAGGAGATGGGGGCCGATACTCCAGCCATTGGGAATGTCTCTTGGTATGTAGCAGTGGATACCTACATAGCCCGTCAGAAGATGCGGCCCAATTTAAAGCCTCTGGCATTACAATCCATTCTCTTATTTGCCAGACATGCTAAGGAGTTGGTTGCATCTGACGTACCGGCAATATCCATTACGCCTCACATGTGTCGGTTGTGGTGGGCGGCAAAAACAAAAAATAACACGCCAAGAACAGCTAATGGAACACTTTGTGCTATACGGAAGATATTTTCCATCCTGATTGAGTCTGGTTCCGTCAAGGAAGACCCTACCTCCAAGTTGGAGCTGATGAGGGTAAAGCCCACTGATTTTTTCATTCCTGGTAAAGATGATTTTGCCCGGATAGTTCAAGAGATTCGGAGAGCTCCCGTATTACGGGGCCACACAGGCAAGAAGGCGTTGGAGTCTCCTGCTGCTGACATGGTGGAATTTTTGGCATATTCAGGCTTGAGGATTGAAGAGGCCAGACGCCTTACATGGGGCGACATTGGCCCCAATGTTGTGAAGGTGCCGGCCATCAAGCACGCAGTGAAGCCAAGGATGCTTTATATTAATCCGGCATTACAGGGCGTGATTGAAGGGATGAAGAAGCTACGTGGTTATTATGCAGCGACGGATTCTGTATTATTACTCGATAATCCCCGGAAAGCACTGACAAATGCCTGCACCCGGCTTGGATTACCACACATGAGGGTGCATGATCTTCGCCACTTCTTCGCCACAACGTGCATCGAGCAAGGGGTGGATATTCCGACTGTGGCAAAGTGGCTGGGGCACCAGGACGGAGGCGCCCTTGCCATGCGGGTATACGGACATCTCCGTGACGAGCACAGCAAGGAACAAGCTTCAAAACTCAAGTTCTGA
- the alr gene encoding alanine racemase, translating into MSCTSPPRAWAEVDTNALRHNLSVVRRIMPDQRQMAIVKAEAYGHGLEGVVKALDNEGCAFFGVATVAEAARVRDTGVKTCPFILGPCFAGEREEIVQNGWRAALSSMEEAEHFNSLGALYNKPVHVHVGVDTGMGRSGFLPSELHSLTEKLRKLDHLHLEGVFSHLSAASDDISFTHGQISGFTEAVNELSSGYQYEFRHLCSSAAVFNYKVPCANMVRLGRILYGFSPMPSPYNKELKPTMTLYSRITLIRRLPGNHGVSYNHCYITKGSTKVATIGIGYADGYLQYLSNQGARVYINGQYCPVLGRVTMDQIMVDVTYMDHVETGDLVEIMGPNVSWEELTRRANTIPSNVLTSISARVPRIYV; encoded by the coding sequence ATGAGTTGCACAAGCCCTCCCAGAGCCTGGGCCGAGGTTGATACGAACGCGCTGCGGCATAATTTGAGTGTCGTTCGCCGCATTATGCCGGACCAGCGGCAGATGGCCATTGTGAAGGCGGAGGCTTACGGCCACGGTCTTGAGGGGGTGGTGAAGGCTTTGGATAACGAAGGGTGCGCCTTTTTCGGCGTGGCGACTGTGGCGGAAGCTGCGCGGGTGCGGGATACGGGCGTCAAGACGTGCCCTTTTATTCTGGGGCCCTGTTTTGCCGGAGAACGGGAGGAGATTGTGCAGAACGGCTGGCGCGCCGCTCTTTCCAGCATGGAAGAGGCGGAGCATTTCAATTCCCTGGGCGCCCTGTATAACAAGCCCGTACACGTCCATGTGGGCGTGGATACCGGGATGGGACGCAGCGGTTTTCTGCCCAGTGAACTGCACAGCCTGACGGAGAAGCTCAGGAAGCTGGACCACCTTCATCTGGAAGGCGTGTTTTCCCATTTATCCGCGGCTTCTGACGATATTTCTTTCACGCACGGACAGATCAGCGGTTTTACGGAGGCGGTGAATGAGCTTTCCTCCGGCTACCAGTATGAGTTCCGGCACCTGTGCAGCAGCGCGGCCGTGTTCAATTACAAGGTTCCCTGCGCCAACATGGTGAGGCTGGGGAGAATCCTGTACGGTTTTTCCCCCATGCCTTCCCCCTATAACAAGGAATTGAAGCCCACCATGACCCTGTACAGCCGCATCACCCTGATCCGCAGGCTGCCGGGCAACCACGGCGTTTCCTACAACCATTGTTATATCACCAAGGGGAGCACGAAGGTGGCTACCATCGGCATCGGCTATGCGGACGGCTATCTTCAATACCTGTCCAACCAGGGTGCCCGCGTGTATATCAATGGCCAGTATTGTCCCGTGCTGGGCCGTGTTACGATGGACCAGATTATGGTGGACGTTACCTACATGGACCATGTGGAGACCGGGGACCTGGTGGAGATCATGGGCCCCAATGTGAGCTGGGAGGAGCTGACGCGCCGCGCCAATACCATTCCCAGCAATGTGCTGACCAGCATCAGCGCCCGCGTGCCGCGGATTTATGTGTAA
- a CDS encoding collagen-like protein codes for MNKDQHEVQMQAILGQSKSARSEFWKSLDFHEPSKGSLRTDTKKGEFLLSPDSSLNNGPPPVICEIDSIQKLKKLTGCDDSLFDLGVFSSEELEFPVWDSTYDHTVWKDLPARWKAILCRVCQAYIYGDSRKVAAYEDVLNRKYFPMKIACFTGESIVVTKDHPLIIDPGSSPYPVVLHYDSITLEEGAKIISKKGALVHLESDYLRQEGRPDMKGSFVFTGEGGGDGGDGGDGGDGAQGAKGADGGSKSAGEKGSNGTAGHDGGNGSNGIAGSNPTPVSMSVATIKGDVLVASYGGKGGNGGDGGEGGQGGKGGTGGKDGGDGAGEGGNGGNGGKGGKGGKGAAGGSGANVTIHYWTLDGSVQLIQSPDPHEGLGGNGGSGGKGGKGGVGGDGGSSSVAGGTGGTPGASGEGGTAGNHGAMGKVILVHDEENRVTVLVPADRNS; via the coding sequence ATGAATAAAGACCAGCATGAAGTACAAATGCAGGCCATTTTGGGCCAATCAAAATCCGCCCGCAGTGAGTTCTGGAAATCCCTGGATTTCCATGAACCGTCAAAGGGTTCCCTGAGGACAGACACGAAGAAGGGAGAATTCCTTCTTTCGCCGGATTCCTCGCTTAATAATGGTCCCCCGCCCGTGATTTGTGAAATTGACAGCATTCAGAAACTGAAAAAGTTGACAGGCTGCGACGACAGTTTATTTGATTTGGGAGTTTTCTCTTCTGAAGAACTGGAATTCCCCGTATGGGATTCCACTTATGATCATACGGTGTGGAAGGATTTACCCGCAAGGTGGAAAGCCATTTTGTGCCGTGTCTGCCAAGCCTATATTTACGGAGATTCTCGGAAGGTGGCAGCCTATGAGGATGTACTTAACCGCAAGTATTTTCCCATGAAAATTGCTTGTTTTACAGGAGAAAGTATTGTGGTGACCAAGGACCATCCCCTTATCATTGATCCAGGTTCCAGTCCTTATCCGGTTGTGCTTCATTACGACAGTATTACTCTTGAGGAAGGGGCAAAGATCATCTCCAAGAAGGGAGCCCTGGTTCATTTGGAATCAGATTATCTGCGGCAGGAAGGACGTCCCGACATGAAAGGTTCCTTTGTATTTACAGGAGAGGGTGGCGGAGACGGAGGAGATGGCGGAGACGGGGGAGACGGTGCCCAGGGGGCAAAAGGAGCTGATGGAGGAAGTAAGTCGGCAGGGGAAAAAGGAAGTAACGGTACGGCAGGACATGATGGAGGAAATGGCAGTAACGGCATTGCCGGTTCTAATCCGACTCCTGTTTCCATGTCGGTGGCAACCATCAAAGGGGATGTCCTGGTAGCCAGTTATGGAGGTAAGGGAGGCAACGGAGGAGATGGTGGTGAAGGAGGCCAAGGAGGCAAAGGTGGTACAGGAGGAAAGGATGGAGGGGATGGCGCAGGCGAAGGGGGAAACGGCGGTAACGGAGGGAAAGGAGGAAAAGGTGGCAAAGGAGCCGCCGGGGGCTCCGGAGCGAATGTTACCATCCATTATTGGACCCTTGACGGTTCTGTACAGTTGATTCAGTCTCCTGATCCCCATGAAGGACTTGGAGGGAACGGCGGCAGTGGAGGCAAAGGTGGAAAAGGTGGTGTGGGAGGAGACGGTGGCAGCAGTTCTGTGGCAGGAGGAACCGGAGGAACACCGGGAGCCTCAGGGGAGGGAGGGACAGCCGGGAATCATGGAGCCATGGGGAAAGTGATTCTTGTCCATGACGAGGAAAACCGTGTTACCGTACTGGTTCCTGCCGACAGGAATAGTTAA
- a CDS encoding ABC transporter ATP-binding protein — MPEPILQVNNLKMYFPVRSGIFLRQAGWVKAVDDVSFSIYPGETLGLVGESGCGKSTIGKSIVRLLKPTGGSIQFNGKNIATLSQRKMRPLRPHIQMVFQDPAESLNQRQSIGQIVAEPFVIHRMGTPAARREWVRGLLDRVGMPDSAIDRFPFEFSGGQRQRIGIARALTLNPSLIILDEPVSALDVSVQSQVLNLLLELQEERKLSYLFIAHDLAVVKHISDRVAVMYLGKIVEMSDAETIYRAPKHAYTKALLDAIPEPDPARANKHQPLPGDVPSPINPPLGSAFGHRIQHPSYPETVGADLTPVEIEPGHWVAPDPCSLEPEDWNKVRQR; from the coding sequence ATGCCGGAACCAATCTTGCAAGTCAACAACCTGAAAATGTACTTCCCCGTCCGCTCCGGAATCTTCCTGCGGCAGGCGGGCTGGGTCAAGGCGGTAGACGACGTCTCCTTCAGCATCTACCCCGGAGAAACCCTGGGGCTGGTAGGGGAATCCGGCTGCGGAAAATCCACCATCGGGAAAAGCATCGTGCGCCTGCTGAAACCTACGGGCGGCTCCATCCAATTCAACGGAAAAAACATCGCCACGCTCTCCCAGCGCAAAATGCGGCCCCTGCGCCCCCATATTCAAATGGTCTTCCAGGACCCGGCGGAATCCCTCAACCAGCGCCAATCCATCGGCCAGATTGTAGCGGAGCCCTTCGTCATCCACCGCATGGGCACACCCGCCGCGCGCCGGGAATGGGTGCGCGGCCTGCTGGACCGCGTAGGAATGCCGGACAGCGCCATCGACCGCTTCCCCTTTGAATTCTCCGGGGGCCAGCGCCAGCGCATCGGCATCGCGCGCGCCCTCACGCTGAACCCCAGCCTCATCATTCTGGACGAACCTGTTTCCGCGCTGGACGTATCCGTCCAGTCACAGGTGCTCAACCTGCTGCTGGAGCTTCAGGAAGAGCGCAAGCTCTCCTACCTCTTCATCGCCCATGACCTGGCGGTGGTCAAGCACATCTCCGACCGCGTGGCAGTCATGTACCTCGGTAAAATCGTGGAAATGTCAGATGCGGAAACCATCTACCGAGCCCCTAAGCATGCCTATACCAAGGCGCTGCTGGACGCCATTCCGGAACCGGACCCCGCCCGGGCCAACAAGCACCAGCCCCTGCCGGGGGATGTACCCTCCCCCATCAACCCGCCGCTCGGCTCCGCCTTCGGCCACCGCATCCAGCACCCCTCCTATCCGGAAACAGTGGGTGCGGACCTCACCCCCGTGGAAATAGAACCGGGCCACTGGGTAGCCCCGGACCCCTGCTCCCTGGAACCGGAGGACTGGAACAAAGTGCGCCAGAGGTAG
- a CDS encoding ABC transporter ATP-binding protein: protein MSEPLLEIKNLVTGFETESGLLKAVDGVSFTVPKGTCVGIVGESGCGKSVTAMSIVRLLPQPMGKILDGQILFKGRDLVQAKETDMHGIRGRHIGVIFQEPMTALNPVHSIGRQIGESLMLHRGMNAREARDAAIQLLQRVRIPAPEQRVDEFPHQLSGGMRQRVVIAIALACHPELIIADEPTTALDVTVQAQILSLLKDLQAEMGSSSILITHDLGVIAQSCDSVVVMYAGRVVEKAPVGELFANPRHAYTKGLLASIPQLSSVRKTKLPTIPGQVASIADFVPGCRFCQRQGVPVEELTERPPLVEISPDHFVEACPRCANL, encoded by the coding sequence ATGAGCGAACCCCTGTTGGAAATCAAGAACCTGGTCACCGGATTCGAGACGGAATCCGGCCTGCTGAAAGCGGTGGACGGCGTCAGCTTCACCGTACCCAAGGGTACCTGTGTAGGCATCGTGGGGGAATCCGGCTGCGGCAAGAGCGTCACGGCCATGTCCATCGTGCGCCTGCTGCCCCAGCCCATGGGAAAAATCCTGGACGGGCAAATCCTGTTCAAGGGCCGTGACTTGGTCCAGGCGAAGGAGACGGACATGCACGGCATCCGCGGCCGCCACATCGGCGTCATCTTCCAGGAACCGATGACAGCTCTCAACCCTGTGCACAGCATCGGCAGGCAGATAGGGGAATCCCTGATGCTCCACCGGGGAATGAACGCCAGGGAAGCCCGGGACGCCGCCATCCAGCTCCTGCAGCGCGTCCGCATCCCCGCGCCGGAACAGCGCGTGGACGAATTCCCCCACCAGCTCTCCGGAGGCATGCGCCAGCGCGTCGTCATCGCCATCGCCCTGGCCTGTCATCCGGAACTCATCATTGCGGATGAACCCACCACGGCGCTGGACGTCACCGTGCAGGCGCAGATTCTTTCCCTCCTCAAGGACCTCCAGGCGGAAATGGGTTCCTCCTCCATCCTCATCACCCATGATCTGGGCGTCATCGCGCAAAGCTGTGACTCCGTGGTGGTCATGTACGCCGGCCGGGTAGTGGAAAAAGCTCCGGTGGGAGAACTCTTTGCCAATCCGCGCCACGCCTATACCAAGGGATTGCTGGCCTCCATCCCGCAGCTAAGCTCCGTGCGCAAGACCAAGCTGCCCACTATCCCCGGCCAGGTGGCCTCCATTGCTGACTTCGTGCCCGGCTGCCGCTTCTGCCAGCGCCAGGGCGTACCTGTGGAAGAACTCACGGAACGCCCGCCCCTCGTGGAAATATCCCCGGACCACTTTGTGGAAGCCTGCCCCCGCTGCGCAAACCTTTAA